The Strix uralensis isolate ZFMK-TIS-50842 chromosome 4, bStrUra1, whole genome shotgun sequence genomic interval CCCCAGCaatcctgctcctcctgcagggGTGGGGAAAGAGGGGGTACCCCCATCTCCCTGCATAACAGTCAAGTTTCTGCTGAAGCAGCATATGCAAACCTCTCCCACTACACAAATGCCGCAGCACAGGGCTTAGTATTGCTCACACAGCAGGTCAGTGTTCAGTAGATGCCTTTACTGGGAGAAGACTGAAGACAAGGCGGGGAAAAACGtagtggaagaagaaaatgtagaTTTGAACATAGGAATAGCATTTTATttcaacttcagaaaaatcaaaatatttgtaaatatttttatacagacTGTTTTCTGAATAAAATGTCATTATAAAACTACCAAAAGGTCTTCTGTATTCCTGTACTGTATTGTTAAAGCTTTGtcctccttttccccttgaaGAAGTAGTTTAACTGGCATCTCCTATTCAGTTAAAAAGCTCTGAAGAGTTTGTGAGAGAGGGGCAGCGtaaggggaagagagaggctgctcaccagcagcatcacttttctgtgaaaacagcttGGAAATGAAGCCTGAAGCGTAACCACAGAAGCAGCCTTCCCTTTTTCACACAAAGAGGCTGCGTTACAAAATGTTAGAAGTAAGTTCAGCACGCGGTGCCATGAACTGAAGCCAATAAAAGCAGCGGCGCTCAGCTGGCCTGGGGAGTAGTCACAGACAGTTGAGCAGAAGTGAACAGCAAGAGCAGGCCTGAGGCAAAACACGAACGCTTTTGGCCAGAAATACGCAGAGACACCTGGGGCTCAGTTTCCAGCTGCTTCTGTAGTGACCAGCAACAGGAAACTCACGCCAGGAGCTCAGTTTAAATGGAAAAGGGTTGACTGACAACTTTTATATATCCAAGAGAGCTTCTCAGTCAAGACTTCCCCGTCCTCGTTTCCAGCACCACCCTTTCTCCCCATCCTGCCTGTGCTGAAGCTGGGGGAGGTATAAATGGGGGGGCAGtggcaccccctccccagcctgagGCAGAGCTCTGTCAGGAGCTCTCAGGCCAGCGGTGCTTGCTTCAGCGTGGGAAGTCTATGCCGCAGTCATCACAGGGGGGAGGGAACGAGGGGGGGCAAAGAGCAAGGGATTGACCCCCAGCCACTGGGAGCCCATCAGCACGAACTTCTGCATCGCTGCCCTGGCACAGGGCTCAGTATCCTTATCACCCGGCTGAGACACACGCTGCTTCATTTTCAGCCTGTAAACTCCTGGATTTTGTCCATTTACAAGCGATTAAGAGACCTGTTCTCTCCACAGAAAAGCTGATGTGCTGTGGAGTATTATGGTGCAACAGAAGAGTGGACCAGgctctgtcatttaaaaatactgtattttatttatatttttttacttagGAAAACCTAAGGGTAAATGAGCTGAGAGTGTCACCAGTGATGAACCCACACCAAGACTATGAGACATGAGATCTTCACAACCATGTTACACAAAAACCCCATGAAGAAGTGAGACATTGTTCAGGTGCTTTTATCTGGGCATCAGGAAAACCCCTAAAGCAACAGCTTTCATAGAAATAGCTTTCTTCTTAGCGGCAGCAGGATGCAGCGAGCATCCAGATTAGTAGCACTCCCTTGCCAAAGTGTCACCCAGGTAAGGCGGCTGGGATGTTGACTGATTGTACCGACACATCACTGCTAGTGAACTTGCTCTCACAATACTCTTTCAACCACATCTTTGATAGCACTATACAACCGACCTGCTTTCCAGCAGGCAGTGGTAGCTGGCCTGAGGAGGGACCCCACCGCGTGCACGGTTCCCTGTAAAGCAAGAGATCTGTGGGTTGCTGACTTGAGCCAACAGCACGATGCTGATCTGGCTCAGCAGGCTGAGCTGAACTCCATGGGAGCTATTTTGGTGGTCTCTCCAGTAATGCACAATACAAGAAGCATGGCCTAAAGTAACATCCACCTACAACACACTAGTAGATCGTTTCAGATTCAGTACTATGTACAATTTACTCTTACTTAGTATACTAAGGAGCTGTGGTATTTCTTCTGAGACATGTTATTTGACTGAGGATTATTGAATCTTTCTGTCCACTGGGCTGCAGAGGGATGCTGCACTCCGGCTATACCGTCAGGTTAAGACACTTCGACAACCTGCCTCAGTTCTTCAAAGAGGGGCGTGAGCTCCTTCTCTAAACTTACAATCAGCcctggaaagagagaagagacagaaCACCCCATCAAATGACATAACTGAGAAGCCTCTCTCCAAaccctgcagctccctcccaaGTCATGGGCAGCGTTTCCCAAAACACAAAGGGTTTCACTCGAGCTGCTCGCTCTCCACGGGAGCAGCGGGCAGCACCCCCAGGCAGGATGCTGGCAGCACCCCCAGGAGCGCAGCCATGCGGCGCAGCTCTCCCCCGTGCTGCGGCTCACCTCCACTGTCACCTTGTGCTTCCCACGGCTACCGAGGCCCAAGCAGCTGTGCAGGAATTAAATTCCCTCATTAGCCAACACCCTCACAAGCAAGGTCAGCTGCCCCGCCAAAGGATTTCCGCACCCCACAGAAGTGAGAAGATAAAGCTGCACATGTTACTGCAGAACATAACTCGGAACTGACGGTTTGGACAGTACAATCATTGCCGGTGCAGTGAACACTCTCATGTAGCAAGGGTAAGGTTCATCACAGGAGAAGTGTGCTTCTAACAGAGTAACTTCAAGTCACCTAAAATCCATGAGTTTTTACTCacacctttcccttctccccttgaCAATACACTGGCAAAATTCATAGTAGGAGCAAAGTTAATATACCTTGAAGTAAATTTGGGTATTTTACTCTCAATTATTTAAACGTCTGGGCCTTAAAATACTGCAACCTTTAAAATTCATGTGAAGACATACCGGTATTGGCATTGCTGCTAGCAATGAAACTCACTACCAAAGGTAAGCGATTGAACTGCaccacctgcaaggagagagaaCAGTGTTCATCCAGCAGTTAAACCATGTTGGATGCCAGAGTTCTGCCACATAAATTCTTTCTGAAACAAGCAGCCTCCTCAGTTTAAAGGACAAGCAGTAGCAAGAGCCACAGAGCTGACTTTTCAGTGCATCTATTTCATAAGATTCATGGTTAGAAACACCAACAGAACTTACACCACAGTACAGGGAGCTGCACATGGGAAGCCcagcctttccctccctccctccctccctcctgtgtTCTGCAGCATTAGCCACCAGAAATCTAACTCAGCTGCAAACACTGCAGAGTACACTATGGAGACCACACTCTCCATGGGTAACAAGAGGACAGgcatgttttttgttttaaaatactattcTGTGTACAGCAGTATCTCTTCTTCCATTAATAGGGAATGGGAACCTTGAGCACAAGCTAGTAGCACCAAGAGAATGAAAGCGATGTACTCAACATGTGTAAACTAACGCATTCACGCATTTATTTTCCCAACAAAGCTAGATACTGTAGGCTAAACAGCTGGCCAGTTTACTGCAGTCATAATAAAAAAAGCTGTCAAGACTACTGGAACTCGGGAAGAAGCAGAAACTTAATAGGTGAGGGATTTCAGGACACAAATAACCAGTTTGTAAAAAATGTGAGTGGTATTTCAAGGCTTACTTACATCAAAGTCATACTGTCAGCAAAATCAGCTATGAAGTAAGCTGCATGTGCTTGTTTAACTTTAGGTGTCACTGATTATAAACAAGTATTATTTGTAAAACAGAACATAAACCCTTCATAACAGATTCTGAAGACCATACGAGCAGCACCTGCTGCAAATTCCCAATTACCACCTGTTTAGAAAAATTCATCACTTTCAACCAGTAAATCTCAGTTTTGAGAAATATAAGAGAAACTTAACAAATAGCACAAAAGTTTAGCTTAGCCATTTAAACAGTGTGAGAAATAAACCACAAATACTTCAACAGCAGCCAACAGGAAATCTAGCAGAGTTTAAACCACCTCTCCCTTGCTCAAGAACAGCTCAGGTCACCGAGAGCAGGCGACACTGAGGTTACCCACCTGGTACGTATTGTAATAGCAGATGATACTCTTGTTCTTAGAAAGTCCTAGTTTACTGCCCTGATCTGTGGCAAGGGCAAAGGTGGACAGAAAGCCAGGTCGCAGTGCATGTTCTGGAGCATTATCGTTGGCAACtggaaggaaacaagaaaattcttatttttacatgGTATCTGTCACTGCATCGCAACTCCTTATCCAGCTTAGTGCTGTGCCAAAAGCAGATCTGCTGCTGGGGAACGTGTAACACATCTTACATGCTTCCACAACGAGTACAGGACAATCTTCGTGAGTAGTACCTCGTTTAATGTTCCGTACATGATCAGTGCTCATGACACCAGTGTCCTTCCCAGCATAACTAAGAAACAGTCTTTTCCCTTATGATGCTCAGCCTGTGCTGATGTCACTTTGGTTTTGTGTCCCTCATTGTTTGCACTGATTCCAGCCTTTGAAACGATCACTGGCACATAACCACTTGAATAAAAACAGGTGAAGATGTGCAAGTTCTACTACGTGTTTAAAATACTTTGGGacatcaaaaaaaaatctgcagtacTTGAACCCCTGTATTCTTAAATTAGTGTACTTACAATGTAAAAACATCTTAAAGAAGGGCTGCAGAGATATGATAAAAATTACAGTACCAAAAAGCAAACTAAATGGGATAACATGTGTAAAAGTTGGACACAATTGCTTCTGAGCAGACCAGCCAAGCCAACAAAATCCTGATAAGCTTTCTCTAGTGTTTTGCATCAATCAGCCTGCAAGTGACTTGAAGATACAAGAACCTTACAGCACTCCAGCCCTTCTCACTGAGAAAAATTTCTGTGGCCTACAATTATTGAGGACACAAACAAAAGGATAAATTTAAAGAGGTACATAATCAACTATTGAATTTGAGGTAAAAGTCTAATTTAATTCTCCAGTTTTGTATATTGAGGTCTCTGGTTATGCCTGGTAAGATGCTGCTGTACTTTTCCACCCCCTGCTGTTCAATCAGGAATTCGGTTGCAGAGCACAGTGAGAAGCTGAAGTTACCTTTGATAACAGGCACACCATCTCTATCTGAGACTACAATAGCATGAAGACCTTCAACGCTGCAAAAAAATGAAGAGACACCATGTTAAAACCAGAGTAATTagtagcaaagattttttttcctgcacaaatgtgaaaggaaggggaaaatatggaaaacatCGATGCCTTCACTAATTTAGTATTTCACTGAAAGGGACTTGTTCTGTTCCAGGCGGTCTCTTGGAGCAGTAAAGAGACACATACAAAACAGAACTACAGAAAATTGCACGTAACTTTTAGCTTCAGAAAGAGGACTGATGATACTAATCAAATTTCATTAGTCAAGCAAGAGTCTCTGTCATGTTGTCCTCGCTCAACGAGTGCCAGTTTCGCTGTATTTGCATGCTGTCTCCAACTGTAGCTGTACAACACTGCTAGTAACTGGCAATTACCGAAAAGGGAATTATCAAGGATTAGGCAACCGAGTCACGAGGAATGTTTTTTCCACTCCTCATGACGCCACGGTGCGCACCCTTCCCTTCTCTTCAAACGAGCGAGGGAAGGGTTAAGCTGTCCTCACCTCGAGGTCCTTCCAGCTCACTTAAAACAACCAGGAGCGCGTACCGGTTATACGACTACTCCCTCCAACAGCGAAAGGGGCTGGCAATTACCAGCTCCCTGCGGTCAGGAGGGTTCAGGTAATCGCCTTGGCAAGCTGAAAGCGACTTcaccgccggccccgccgcccgggcagcCCGGCCGCCAGCCGCTGCGGGCTCCGCTCCGGCGGGCCGGGGGCAGCGCCCAGAGCCCGCAGCcgccgcagggccgggccgggccgggcccgccgcgcccccccccccgccagttACCTCGGCAGCTTCTTGTACAGAAACCTCTTCAGGTCCTGGGGGCAGAGACGGGCGGCACGTTACTTATTTCCACAGAAGGCGGGCGGAGGGAGCGCCCTGCGCCCCGCTCCCCCGGGTGCAGCCCCGCCGTCCGCGCCGGGGCGGCTCTCCCTCCCCAACAGGCCCcgaccccccagccccgccgccgccccaggCGCACCCGCCCCGACGgtcgcccccgccccgccccggcgtTTCCCTCAGGCCgagccgccgcccgcgccccaACCGCCGCCCAACCGCCCCGCGGAGCCGCACTTACGTCGGCCATGGCTGTGGGCCTCCCGGCGTCGCCGCCACCTCCGCGGGCCTGCGAGACGAGAGGGAGCCCGGTCACCCGCGGCGCAGCGGGAGCGGCCCCCGCCTCAAaggaggggagcggcgggcggtCGCGCTCCCTCCCTGcggcccggccgcctccccccgccccgctgccatGGTAGAGGCCGTCCCTCCCGCTCCCCAGCCCCGGGAAGGGAGAGCGGTTGGGCCGAGACCACCGCCACGCCGACGGAGGGGGGTTGCCGCCGCCCCGCCCTACCTGTCCGCGCGGCCGGCGCGCCCCGCGCTGCCACCGCCCTCAGCGCCCACCCgcacggcgccgccgccgcttcccctTTAAGCCTGTGTCACATGACGGCGCCCCACCCTCCCCAACCCGGAAGCgcttccccgccccgccccagcccgGCAGCACCAGGTCGGTCCCGCTGGGGCCCCCGGAGGCGTCATCGCACCGGCTGCCGAGCCGGCCCCACCGGCAGGACAACTTGGCGGGCCGGCCCTTTGCTGGAGGGGCCGGTCCCTCCGCCCTGCCCAGTCCggtccggccccgccgcctccccccgtgCGCCTGCCGGGCGGCCAAAACGTGTCAGCGGCCCAAGCAGAGCTGacgggaggaggagggaggggaggagccGTGTGGCTTTTGGTGACCCCACGCAGCTACACGAGCCCCTCGGGCTTTCCCCTCTGACAGGTGAGGTTTTGGCTGATTCAGTTTTAGGCACCACTGGCAACGGCTGCACaacctgggaggaaaaaaaaccaccacagaatttaagttaaaagaataacaacagaaaagaaacGTCCATTTCTGCTGAGTAGTTACACCTAGTTTTACTCCTCCAGTAATGCTTATTTCCCATACTTTTGGATCTAGTCAATCGAGCCACAGACCTGCAGGCTAATAATTTAACAGCTAaggtaaagaaataaaacagattaatCTGGTAGATGCCCACAGTGTAACAGCGGTAACTGTGTATCTGTTTTTAAAGTCTTGTCTCAGAACTAGGACCCTAGTGGTAGAtctaaaaaacaaccaacaacctGCTCGCAGCCTGTAGCAGTGCTTTTTCTCTATAAAAGAGCTGCTACATGCTCAGCACTGTTGATAACGTGAGGATTTTGCTTAGATGCCAATACTGGAgcttcaattaaaataaaaaatgctcacCTGAAAATTGCTAATGTTTCTCAATGTATACGTCTGGTGAAGttttaaaaatcctgaaacaAACCACCTTTTGCAAGTAACAGAAAAAGCTCATCTAAAAGGGGCAAATTTATTTGTTGAGAATCTGTACGTCCTCAATCCAAGCCAAGCAGATACGACAGTCTGGTGAGGACTTGATCATGCTAGAGAGATACCTAAAGAGATGCCTATAAAATTCTCATGTGTGAGCTTCTGGTAGTACTTTGAAAATGCTACCTGGGACAACCTCGGTCCactcatttattaaaatatctgcTACCATAcactaaaaacatttaaaaatgcaactgGCTTTTTATGGTTTGTAGGCATGACGCTCAGTGATGGGTGTTACTTGCTTCCCTGTCACACTGAGTATGACTGAAAGCTATGCAAAAGCGTCTATGAGATGGCTCCTGTATTGCTAATATTAACGGGAGTTTTGTATTGCTAATATTAATGGGAGTTTTGTCTCCTGTTCCAGTGACAGCCTTTCTATACACAGAGCAAACCAGTACTGATGGGAGAAGTACATTCTACATGAAGGATAACATTGTAATTAAACATTGTATTtgagtattatttttaaaaatcctgagaAATCTCACACTCAGACCTAGGTCCTGCCAGACTGAGAAGTCTCATGATTATGCTGGAGAAGTATGGGGAGGATATTTTATAATGGCATGTTTCTTTCCTATATTTATTACATACGTACTGTTTGCTCCTAAAAGTATCTTGATCATATGCCAAATATGGCacaaaattttatatttgttaCATGGTACCTTTTCTCCAGGTTCTACCCAGTGGTTTACAAAGGAGCACGGGGAAAGCAACGCAGAGATCAGGCGCGCTTGTAAGGTTATAATGAATTGTTAGTAGAGGGGGGACACAGCACCAGGGCTCCTGACTGCCAGTCGCCATGAATCACCATGACCTCTGGTAAAACTGACTGCACTCTATTAACCCGATTTAGAGAACTGGGAAGACAGTACTTTTTAAAGTTATAGCTTCAGTAATTTGTAtgttaactgatttttttaaaacaaaatgtttgcttttacTATTACATTTTCCTTCTACTCTTTTTGACAGATCTACAAGAAGGAAGAGTAACAACTGTTTAGGGGATGAATGAAATTTATGGAACGAACAACCTTAAAAAACATATTCCTGCCCtctcattttaattcttttacAGCATTCATTACAAAATTATATTACAAAAGTTGTCTCTGTTGCCTATTTAAATGCATCTGTTACATTTTAGTGACTATAATGTTCTACCTTTTCTTGGAAACTTGTAAAAGAATcaagactgtttaaaaaaagttaaaaaattgaaatttaatCTTGTTTTACCTAAACAGTAAGAGAACTTGTAGGGAAATGTTCATCAGATGTGAACACTGATCTCGCTCGTGACTCAGTATGCTCCATAAATAGAACACATACTGATGTTATATTTCAGCAGATGCAAATCATCTCCCTTTTTCATTATGCTATGTCAAAAGGTCATGCCAAGATTCTTCACTTTTTGCAGGACATTCCTGCTTATCCTTTTAAAGGTGAAATCAAGAACCCATGTTTGTGCTATCTTTAATTCTAGATTAAATACAGGTAATgattaaataaaaactgtaaGGAGTTAATTCTAGGTAGCTAGAAAAGTTGAGGGATTTTTAGTCAGGCtgttcaaaaccagttttgtttttccctttccagtATCTTATTTTAATGAGAACTTCACCATCTGAAGAAAGGTCATCTGCAAAGTTTCAAGTACTTCACCCTCTTCGATTAGCATCTTGCTCATAAGAATTCGTTCTGAACTTTCCAGCAGATTCCTTCAACAAAACTAGGGAAGATAATGACacctctgaaaacaaaaaaccttcagACTTGAGAAAAAAGTAACAATCATAAGGagagaaacacccacttggaaTATTAAAAGAATGTTTGCAGGCCATATTTAGAGCAGGTTAATTTTTATGCCATAGGAAGTAATAGCATCTTTCTGCATATTACTGCATATTTCAAAGTGTGCAACTATTTAATCTGTTAAATGCTAAGTTGCATTTTACCGCAAGTATAAACATATcgtttctttctttgaaaatggCAATTGCAATAGATAATCCAATTAAATGCAGCAGCCTAGGTCTCATTTTTAAACAACTGGGACGTCTGCGTTGCCATAGGACACAGCCACTGCATTATTCCAGTTTGCTGAGGTACTGATAGCAATCTAACCAACCTAACACAGCTCAACATACGTCCATTTACCTGCttctcagctgcagcagaagtaacTGCAGGGCAGACGTAACCCATCTGATTATTATAAGCAGCTTTGCTAAGATCATCTCTTCGCTCTGACTTCACTGTTCTCATATTTGATAAATCCGTTATATGTCCTTTTTCCTCTTAACTAAAAGATCACCTGCAAGCTCAGACTCATTTGTGAATGGGAAGGCCCGAGTACTTGTTAAAGCCTttggaacatttttcttctattaagaAGACACAGGAGTACCAATATGTACTTTGATAGTTTGTTTTCATTAGTATAATTACAATACATTCTGGACAGTTACAAAATCTAGGGAATCACGTTTTCTCCATAATTTCTGTTGCAAACTTCCAACATTTGGGTGCCTTTCCATTACTTCTGCACACTTTTCCTATAATCTTAGTAAGGACATCCAGTACAGCAaccctgtttgggtttttttgtttcatcagCTTTTAGTTCTGCTTTGTGACTCAGGCTTTGATGTCCACCTTGAATGCTGGTTCAGCTGCTTAGTTAAAAGCCTGCAGCTAGTCTCTCTCATGTTACACCAGTTCAACAGAGGACACTTCCAGTGGGACAGTTTAGAAAAGGTACATATGCAAAATGATTTCTGGGTCACTTAGAGCAATAGCATTTAATGTATCTCTAAAGTCAAATCCTGCTCTAGATCAGAATGAATCCAATGAAGTCAGTCAAGTATTTAAACATTCAATTTAGGAGGAGAATTTGGCTCCACATAAACTGATAGCATTGTTCAAAGATAAATGTTTTCTCAAACAGAAAATACTGCCCTTATTATGACACGCCTGGCATTCTCAAATACAGGAAACATTCTTCTGCATAGCACtgttaaaatgtaaaaacatCAGCTACTGAACCTAAAAACATTTTCAACCCACTTTTGATAAACTTTTAAGTACATTGTACTTAGCTGCTTCAAAACACCTCTTTGCATCAGCAGGTGTGGCTACATATGGTTTCCACCTCCAGGCCACTGAGTTACATGACCTTGAATGTAGGAGCTGAACAGTACATTTGCTCATTTCTAGAAAGTACAGTCCAGCGACATTCTGGTCCAGAAAAATGCATGCTCTACCCCTTCTGCCCTGGGACAAGTGATACGGCTCTGACCATAGGAACATACTGCAAAGTAGCAAAGCATTTAAATAGTTGGCAAAAGTGTTGAAAGGCACATAGCTTGTCCTTAGCAATATTTCCCTGTTCCACTTGTGGTGCCCATTGAGGAATCACTGTTGGGACCtagcttgaaataaaaaatagcaagaaaatggaagcctgccaggaaaaaaaattaggttgccttttttttcccctttagcttTAAGATCTTACTATTGCATGTTTTCCTCTACCTTTCCAGTGAAAATTAAGGAAGGATGCATGTTAACCATACGCATGGACTTACTACTACTGGAATACCAAATGGTAGAGTTGCTGTAAACTGTTTCAAGTACTAAAAGCAATGCTTATAATGGTCTGTACAGCATTTGCAAATGTTTACTTTGAAAAGAGATTAGTGTAGTTCTTTGTTTTCTCAGCATTGCTTAGAAATGCTAAAAAACTACAACAGCTAACTGCTACTCTACACAAGATCAATATACCCCAACAGATATTTAGGAATATATgccattatatttaaaaataccaagttCCTCTAAGCTGGTAAACCTAGAAGATTTTACATagagataaaatattaaaaattcttgTTTAAACTCCACACACTTGACATCTGAATAAGAGTGATGTAATCATACTATTTATTCCATCGGTGAGACAAAATGTTGTATGGAACTaaatttctgagatttttaaatagaaagtCATTTAACTCGTATATACACAAAGTGTTCTTTCCACAGATATTTACATGGCAAATATGTTAGAGGAGAACCACTATGACTAAGTCTCTACAAGTATAGCATCCTTTCTGAGTTATTCTCTCTGCTGAAAGAATTCACAGAAGCTTTGAAGTAAAATCTAGACAATTAAAGTTACCTATATTTCACAGTAGGTAAAGAAGCCATTAAATGATATTTCAGCATAAGGTTTCTGGAAACAGCTACACAGTAGAGTTTTACATCCACCCCTCTTTTCCAGCATTCATGGTGAAACTAAATCTCTTCTTAATTTACAAGAGAGATAACGGCATACGTAAAGATGAATGTGTATAACTGTAGTTCATCCTCCTCGATAGAGGCTGGTCAGCCGTTCTAGTTCTTTGCAGTTGTCCATGGGCATGGAGTCTGCTTTCTTTCGGAGACGGTCATCTCGATATACTTTTGCTACATAAAGTAAGTctgtttctttaaggaaaaaagagaaaagatttttcagGTTAAAACCGGAATACTTTGCACATCATACCTTCCTTCTCAGAGATGTACAAAACACCTCAGATTTAATCCTCacccatttttccttctgttcattCTAATTACCCACAGACACCACCTAAAGAGTACTGCTACAGTTTCCCTTTGCTGGATCTTCACAAGCATTTCATCTTTTTGAGCAGGGAAAGTTCTAACAGTCTTACAGCACCCTCATATTTCATACAGCAGTACCCGattaaaaaataccaaacaaaaatcccGTACTACTTCCATCAGACTTCATTAAACAATACAAATATAGACCACACTCAATGATCCTGCACATAACTGACAGCTCCAGTGTCTTGTCTGTGCCCAAAAATCCATTCTGAAGGTGAAGCCCATTACTTCAACTGATGCTGCTTCAGAGTGCCAGTGTTCAGAGGTATTAATAAAAGAGCTCTCTGTTTTATACTGGTGTTCAATAGCTTGACATTGCTGAGCATTTTAATTCTATAAAATCTTTTTCATCCCTTCAACTCAAAATGGATTAGCAAGGCATTCTTAAATGTCAATCAACGCTGGAAAGATTTTAACTGTCAAGGAGATAGAACACACAACAGGTATTTTAAATTCGTAAAACCACAAAATCAGCTATTTCTATAAATAGAGAAATTCTATTAGGCCGCTTACTCAAAATCAATTTGGGTAGTTTTCACAGCCTGATAAATTGCAAATAGCAAACAACATGACAGTCACCACCTTCAggttattttccttctttatacTAGGGTCGTATGTTTCTGTAGTCATCACATTTTCCCCAGTAAACATGTACATACAGAAGCATGGGCCTCTGCATTGTCCAGGACTCTCTTCATGCTTAAAAAGTAAGCATGTCAAgaataaatgctgaaaaatgggaaaggtattctttctcctctttccctccccaggtGGAAATTGCATAGCAACTATACCATTTCAAAGATATTTAGACAGTAAATACATTACAGGAAGCACAAATATAACATGCTAGTAAATCTACGTGTAATGTCTAAGTCAATAAAAGCAAACTATCCTTCCAGATCTACACTCTGTtgaaaaaatgtacaaataatATGTCCTCTTTTTACTGTGCTGGATTATATCTCGTCTTTAAATTTTTGTTAACAACCACCTCTCATTTTTCTAAACTATTTTATTATAAGATTACCGATCATTCATCTAGCAACCACTTGCAGATGAAAAATTAAGTATTCATTTCCCAAAGAGTGAACATATTCAAACATTTCAAGATCAAAGAAAAATCTACTTGGAAAAATACAAAAGTTTTTGATATTTGCTTATGAATTATAACCAGAAGTTCTCTCATGATTTCCTGTGTttgaaaaacctggaaaaaaaacattctgatCAAATCTAGTAGTCTGAGCAACAATCTGAAAGTCTTCCCCCAAAG includes:
- the LAMTOR3 gene encoding ragulator complex protein LAMTOR3 isoform X2, with product MADDLKRFLYKKLPSVEGLHAIVVSDRDGVPVIKVANDNAPEHALRPGFLSTFALATDQGSKLGLSKNKSIICYYNTYQVVQFNRLPLVVSFIASSNANTGLIVSLEKELTPLFEELRQVVEVS
- the LAMTOR3 gene encoding ragulator complex protein LAMTOR3 isoform X1, yielding MTPPGAPAGPTWPAEVAATPGGPQPWPTVEGLHAIVVSDRDGVPVIKVANDNAPEHALRPGFLSTFALATDQGSKLGLSKNKSIICYYNTYQVVQFNRLPLVVSFIASSNANTGLIVSLEKELTPLFEELRQVVEVS